One window of Peteryoungia desertarenae genomic DNA carries:
- a CDS encoding MBL fold metallo-hydrolase, which produces MISVNRRILLGGAGLALAAPMIMNRAAFAQDAAPAATDASAIGPETDRFKLGSFDVVVVRDGSRAADNPQETFGTNQTPEAVGELLQANFLPADKFVNGFSPVLVNTGSDVVLFDTGLGEGARANGMGRLVEGLAANGYTPADVTIVVLTHMHGDHIGGLTEGGAPTFPNARYVTAQTEYDFWADPARMGTPAENGHKNVLEKVVPLAEKMTFIGDGGSVVSGITGMAAFGHSPGHMIYRLESEGRQLVVTADTANHYVLSLQRPDWEVRFDMDKTAAAATRKRVFDMLAADRIAFVGYHMPFPAVGFVEKLDTGYRFVPKSYQFEI; this is translated from the coding sequence ATGATTTCCGTGAATAGACGTATATTGTTGGGTGGAGCGGGTTTAGCCTTGGCGGCACCCATGATCATGAACCGCGCTGCTTTTGCGCAGGATGCAGCGCCTGCTGCAACGGATGCATCAGCTATAGGACCGGAAACTGACCGTTTCAAGCTCGGGAGCTTCGATGTGGTGGTTGTCCGCGATGGGTCGCGTGCCGCCGACAATCCGCAGGAGACCTTCGGCACGAACCAAACCCCGGAAGCTGTCGGTGAGCTTCTCCAGGCAAACTTTCTGCCTGCCGACAAATTCGTTAATGGCTTTTCACCCGTTCTCGTGAACACCGGTTCTGACGTTGTGCTCTTTGATACAGGCCTTGGGGAAGGCGCGCGTGCAAACGGTATGGGCCGACTGGTCGAAGGTCTTGCTGCGAACGGCTACACCCCGGCAGATGTGACGATTGTCGTCCTGACCCACATGCATGGAGACCACATTGGTGGTCTGACGGAAGGGGGCGCTCCGACCTTTCCGAATGCACGTTATGTGACGGCGCAGACCGAATACGACTTCTGGGCCGACCCCGCACGCATGGGAACGCCGGCTGAAAACGGCCACAAGAACGTTCTCGAAAAGGTCGTACCGCTGGCGGAAAAAATGACCTTCATCGGCGATGGCGGTTCAGTTGTTTCCGGCATCACGGGTATGGCAGCTTTCGGCCATTCCCCAGGGCATATGATCTATCGTCTGGAATCGGAAGGTCGTCAGCTGGTCGTCACGGCAGATACCGCCAACCACTATGTCTTGTCGCTTCAGCGTCCGGACTGGGAAGTCCGCTTCGACATGGACAAGACCGCCGCTGCCGCCACCCGCAAGCGCGTCTTCGATATGCTGGCCGCCGACCGCATTGCTTTCGTTGGCTACCACATGCCGTTCCCGGCCGTCGGCTTCGTCGAGAAGCTGGACACGGGCTATCGCTTTGTTCCGAAGAGCTATCAGTTCGAAATCTGA
- a CDS encoding ATPase inhibitor subunit zeta, with the protein MTALRKSAVMKQSAHDTELLARIRHRRNALVGLWAATVLDRDDQEAYCAELSALAGMGDAVLLDRLRRDFEAAGVPVIDEVLQDRIVALLENAAQDLRSRR; encoded by the coding sequence ATGACTGCCTTGCGAAAATCTGCCGTCATGAAACAGTCAGCCCACGACACCGAACTTCTTGCACGGATCAGGCACAGACGGAACGCGCTTGTCGGGCTATGGGCTGCCACGGTGCTCGATCGTGACGACCAGGAAGCCTATTGCGCCGAGTTGTCAGCACTTGCCGGCATGGGGGATGCAGTCTTGCTTGACCGGTTGCGCCGCGATTTCGAAGCCGCTGGCGTACCCGTCATAGACGAAGTTCTCCAGGATCGAATCGTCGCTCTTCTGGAAAACGCCGCACAGGATCTGCGAAGCCGCAGATAG